One genomic region from Knoellia sp. p5-6-4 encodes:
- a CDS encoding methylmalonyl-CoA mutase family protein yields the protein MKGEDPRLRADYAPEDAEHPGEFPYTRGVSAEPKPWIMGQYAGFGTPRESNERFRRLLDAGVTGFSVAMDLPTQMGIDSDDPRAAGEVGRVGVAIDSLADIEVLMDGIPLEKISQVRTTANSIGYVWAALFIALAEKREVSPNEFGLFIQNDVLKEFIARGTQIFPPEPSLRLAVDCIEYCAEHVPNWTPLAMSGYHIRESGASATQEIAFTFANARAYLDECVRRGVSVDAVAPTLFTFLAITTDVLQEVAKFRAARRVWARLMRDHYGARDPRSHQLRIFAFTAGSSLTAQQPLNNVVRASVEATAAALAGVQTMHVSAYDEALGVPTESAATLALRTQQVVAFETGLTTTVDPLAGSYAVEQLTDELESSIWRLLEHIEERGGALACIESGEFARELSDAAYRHTLAVESGERVVVGVNRFPAQAEPLEVFRIDPASEAEQVKAVQEVRARRDGAAVEEALGRLRADVAEGRSIMPATVEAVKAYATIGEIVDVLREAHGPWVPSSAF from the coding sequence ATGAAGGGCGAGGACCCGCGCCTGCGCGCCGACTACGCCCCGGAGGACGCCGAGCACCCGGGCGAGTTCCCCTACACCCGAGGGGTTTCCGCCGAGCCCAAGCCGTGGATCATGGGGCAGTACGCCGGCTTCGGCACTCCCCGCGAGTCCAACGAGAGGTTCCGCCGCCTGCTGGATGCCGGCGTCACGGGGTTCTCGGTGGCGATGGACCTGCCGACCCAGATGGGCATCGACAGCGACGACCCGCGCGCGGCCGGCGAGGTGGGACGGGTGGGCGTGGCCATCGACAGCCTCGCCGACATCGAGGTCCTCATGGACGGCATCCCCCTCGAGAAGATCAGCCAGGTCCGCACCACCGCTAACTCGATCGGCTACGTCTGGGCGGCGCTCTTCATCGCCCTGGCCGAGAAGCGCGAGGTCTCCCCCAACGAGTTCGGGCTGTTCATCCAGAACGACGTGCTCAAGGAGTTCATCGCCCGCGGCACGCAGATCTTCCCGCCCGAGCCGTCGCTGCGCCTCGCCGTCGACTGCATCGAGTACTGCGCCGAGCACGTCCCCAACTGGACGCCCCTGGCCATGAGCGGTTACCACATCCGCGAGTCGGGGGCCTCGGCCACGCAGGAGATCGCGTTCACCTTTGCCAACGCGCGCGCCTACCTCGACGAGTGCGTGCGCCGCGGGGTGTCCGTCGACGCGGTGGCGCCGACGCTGTTCACCTTCCTCGCGATCACCACCGACGTGCTTCAGGAGGTCGCCAAGTTCCGCGCGGCCCGTCGCGTGTGGGCCCGGCTGATGCGCGACCACTACGGCGCCCGGGACCCGCGCAGCCACCAGCTGCGGATCTTCGCCTTTACCGCCGGCTCGTCGCTCACGGCGCAGCAGCCGCTCAACAACGTCGTGCGCGCCTCGGTGGAGGCGACCGCAGCCGCCCTGGCCGGCGTGCAGACGATGCACGTCTCCGCCTACGACGAGGCGCTCGGCGTGCCCACCGAGTCGGCCGCCACGCTGGCGCTGCGCACCCAGCAGGTGGTCGCCTTCGAGACCGGCCTCACCACCACCGTGGACCCCCTGGCGGGTTCGTATGCCGTGGAGCAGCTCACCGACGAGCTCGAGTCCTCGATCTGGCGGCTCCTCGAGCACATCGAGGAGCGCGGCGGCGCGCTGGCGTGCATCGAGTCCGGCGAGTTCGCCCGCGAGCTCAGCGACGCGGCATACCGGCACACCCTCGCGGTCGAGTCCGGCGAGCGGGTGGTCGTCGGCGTGAACCGCTTCCCGGCGCAGGCCGAGCCCCTCGAGGTGTTCCGCATCGATCCGGCGTCGGAGGCCGAGCAGGTGAAGGCGGTGCAGGAGGTGCGGGCGCGTCGCGACGGCGCCGCGGTCGAGGAGGCCCTCGGGAGGCTGCGCGCGGACGTGGCCGAGGGCCGCTCGATCATGCCCGCCACCGTCGAGGCGGTCAAGGCGTATGCCACCATCGGCGAGATCGTCGACGTGCTGCGTGAGGCCCACGGGCCCTGGGTGCCGAGCTCCGCCTTCTGA
- a CDS encoding acetate--CoA ligase family protein — protein sequence MTPELGAPATGRDPLAALWSARSVAVIGASDKTGSLGRLPVEFLQRYGYAGRILPVRPDGTPVAGLRSYASLRECVEEQGPVDLAMVMVAASRVLAAVQDCAAAGVPVAVICTSGFAETGEQGAALQDEVVRAARDGGVRLVGPNCIGSVGVATGQVTSFSPLFSGEHTELVPGDIGFVSQSGALGYGAVSLAFERGLGLGWVVNTGNEADVSAVEVMRALTVEPGCRGLLAYLETVADFEGLRAVAATGTPVAVLKAGRSDAGARAAASHTGALAAGDRVVDAALRQLGIVRVDDVDELLDVGDAMTARQRPKGRRVAVVTTSGGSGILAADAIEAHGLQMAELSPQTRRVLDEIVPAFGSTANPVDVTASVMSNASLFDRTLDVIADDPGVDLIVACFCVLTGKDVDDVVTSLARVAERSGIPVVAVRTGADHLAPDAGAQMRAAGIPCYPTPARAVRAAAALVQFSAERPAAPAPARLSGGSAGSAGSAAEAVPSAGASEQEMKELLAAAGIPVPGGRVATSAEDAREAVAEVGGHAVLKAVVPGLLHKSDAGGVIVGVTAQDAGAAWEKVAALGGEVLVEELVPGGVEALVGVSPSPLGPVLAVGVGGVLTEVLHDVALRVLPVDRDDVEAMVDETRLGALLSGVRGAAPADREALVEAVLRVSDLVAAWPAGVELDLNPVTVLAAGRGVRVLDAAYIAPSGPTARQEA from the coding sequence ATGACGCCTGAGCTCGGCGCCCCCGCCACGGGCCGTGACCCCCTCGCCGCCCTGTGGTCCGCCCGCAGCGTCGCCGTCATCGGCGCCAGCGACAAGACCGGCTCCCTGGGCCGGCTGCCGGTCGAGTTCCTCCAGCGCTATGGGTATGCCGGTCGCATCCTCCCGGTGCGCCCGGACGGCACTCCTGTGGCCGGGCTGCGGTCGTACGCCTCGCTGCGCGAGTGCGTCGAGGAGCAGGGCCCGGTCGACCTCGCCATGGTCATGGTGGCCGCGTCGCGGGTGCTCGCGGCCGTGCAGGACTGCGCGGCCGCCGGTGTTCCGGTCGCGGTGATCTGCACGAGCGGCTTCGCCGAGACCGGCGAGCAGGGAGCGGCCCTGCAGGACGAGGTGGTGCGCGCAGCGCGCGACGGCGGGGTGCGCCTGGTGGGGCCCAACTGCATCGGCAGCGTGGGGGTCGCCACGGGTCAGGTCACCTCCTTCTCGCCGCTGTTCTCCGGGGAGCACACCGAGCTCGTGCCCGGCGACATCGGCTTCGTGAGCCAGAGCGGTGCCCTCGGCTACGGCGCCGTCTCGCTGGCCTTCGAGCGAGGGCTCGGCCTCGGCTGGGTCGTCAACACGGGCAACGAAGCCGACGTCTCGGCGGTCGAGGTCATGCGGGCCCTGACCGTCGAGCCGGGCTGCCGGGGCCTGCTCGCCTACCTCGAGACGGTCGCGGACTTCGAGGGCCTGCGGGCCGTCGCGGCCACCGGCACCCCTGTCGCGGTGCTCAAGGCGGGGCGTTCCGACGCGGGCGCCCGCGCGGCCGCCTCGCACACCGGTGCCCTCGCGGCCGGTGACCGGGTCGTCGACGCCGCCCTGCGACAGCTCGGCATCGTGCGTGTGGACGACGTCGACGAGCTGCTCGACGTGGGTGACGCCATGACGGCCCGGCAGCGCCCCAAGGGTCGACGCGTCGCGGTGGTCACGACGTCCGGCGGCTCCGGCATCCTCGCCGCCGACGCCATCGAGGCCCATGGTCTGCAGATGGCTGAGCTGTCACCGCAGACACGGCGCGTGCTCGACGAGATCGTCCCGGCGTTCGGCTCCACCGCCAACCCGGTCGACGTCACCGCCTCGGTGATGAGCAACGCCAGCCTCTTCGACCGCACCCTCGACGTCATCGCCGACGACCCGGGCGTCGACCTCATCGTCGCGTGCTTCTGCGTCCTGACCGGCAAGGACGTCGACGACGTCGTGACGAGCCTGGCGCGCGTGGCCGAGCGGTCCGGCATACCGGTGGTCGCGGTCCGCACGGGCGCCGACCACCTGGCCCCGGACGCCGGCGCGCAGATGCGCGCGGCCGGGATCCCCTGCTACCCCACGCCCGCCCGGGCAGTCCGCGCGGCGGCGGCCCTGGTCCAGTTCTCGGCCGAGCGCCCGGCCGCGCCTGCACCAGCTCGCCTGTCCGGCGGGTCTGCCGGGTCTGCCGGGTCTGCCGCCGAGGCCGTGCCGAGCGCCGGTGCCAGCGAGCAGGAGATGAAGGAGCTGCTGGCAGCCGCAGGCATCCCCGTGCCGGGCGGCCGGGTAGCCACCTCGGCGGAGGATGCCCGCGAAGCCGTCGCAGAGGTCGGCGGCCACGCGGTGCTCAAGGCCGTCGTGCCCGGCCTGCTGCACAAGAGCGACGCCGGAGGCGTCATCGTCGGCGTGACCGCGCAGGACGCGGGCGCGGCCTGGGAGAAGGTGGCGGCGCTCGGCGGAGAGGTGCTCGTCGAGGAGCTCGTGCCCGGCGGCGTCGAGGCCCTCGTGGGTGTCTCGCCCTCACCGCTGGGTCCGGTGCTGGCCGTGGGCGTGGGCGGCGTGCTCACCGAGGTGCTCCACGACGTGGCACTGCGCGTGCTGCCGGTCGACAGGGACGACGTCGAGGCGATGGTCGACGAGACCCGGCTCGGTGCCCTGCTCTCAGGGGTGCGCGGCGCCGCTCCGGCCGACCGTGAGGCCCTGGTCGAGGCCGTGCTGCGGGTCAGCGACCTGGTCGCAGCATGGCCCGCCGGCGTCGAGCTCGACCTCAACCCCGTGACGGTGCTCGCAGCCGGTCGCGGCGTGCGCGTGCTCGACGCCGCCTACATCGCCCCAAGCGGCCCGACCGCACGCCAGGAGGCCTGA
- a CDS encoding FHA domain-containing protein, translated as MTGPEPRAVPGDGAAPADAWARGSSLFYRDGEGSLHVVALESLTTVTIGRGSGCDLRLPWDERVSRLHAQLDRVGTSWTVVDDGLSRNGTFLNGERVSGRRRLHDGDTLVLGETSISFRDVRGGTSQLTTVQDEVMTVSSLSPTQRQILVALCRPYKQETPYATPASNLQIAAEVFLSVDAVKTHLRTLFQKFHIEDLPQNQKRAKLVERAFALGLVSRRDL; from the coding sequence ATGACCGGTCCGGAACCACGCGCCGTGCCCGGAGACGGCGCGGCGCCCGCCGATGCGTGGGCGCGGGGCTCCTCCCTCTTCTACCGCGACGGCGAGGGCTCGCTGCACGTGGTCGCGCTGGAGTCCCTGACGACGGTCACGATCGGGAGGGGCTCAGGGTGCGACCTGCGGCTCCCGTGGGACGAGAGGGTCTCCCGCCTGCACGCCCAGCTCGACCGGGTCGGGACGAGCTGGACGGTCGTCGACGACGGTCTGTCGCGCAACGGCACCTTCCTCAACGGCGAGCGGGTCAGCGGCCGCCGGCGCCTGCACGACGGCGACACCCTGGTGCTGGGTGAGACGTCGATCAGCTTCCGGGACGTGCGGGGCGGGACCTCGCAGCTGACCACGGTTCAGGACGAGGTGATGACGGTGTCGTCGCTGTCGCCGACGCAGCGCCAGATCCTCGTCGCGCTCTGCCGCCCCTACAAGCAGGAGACCCCGTACGCGACCCCCGCCTCCAACCTGCAGATCGCCGCCGAGGTGTTCCTCAGCGTCGACGCCGTCAAGACCCACCTGCGCACGCTGTTCCAGAAGTTCCACATCGAGGACCTGCCGCAGAACCAGAAGCGGGCCAAGCTCGTCGAACGGGCGTTCGCACTCGGGCTGGTGTCGCGCCGCGACCTGTAG
- a CDS encoding bifunctional salicylyl-CoA 5-hydroxylase/oxidoreductase: protein MKIAVIGGGPGGLYFSALAKQLGPHHEITVWERNAPDDTFGFGVVFSDETLGGIEHADPAVYAAMQREFARWDDIDVHYRGEVFTSGGHGFAAMSRKRLLEILQERCRDLGVTMHFLTEAPDVEELARTHDLVLASDGLNSAVRRRYEETFRPTLDVRKCKYMWLGTSKVFDAFTFHILDTPHGVMQVHGYPFDDQGSTFILEMHEDVWRAAGFDAFADREWRPGDSDEKSIEKVKDLCADILDGHDVMANNSRWISFTTIRNESWRHDNVVILGDAAHTAHFSIGSGTKLAMEDALALAACLHEHDTLDEALTAYEAERKPVVQSTQRAAQASLEWFENLGQYTHQEPAQFAFNIMTRSRRVTHDNLKVRDPEFVAGIDDWFAGQVEGGRPGAPPMFQPFRLGDLEIANRVVVSPMDMYVAKGDGMPTDFHFAHLGGKALGGAGLVMTEMVCVSEQGRITPGCTGIWDDAQEQAWARIVDFVHRDTPAKLGLQLGHSGRKGSTKLMWEGMDQPLEEGNWEVISCSPLAYQPGVNQVPREMTHADMAEVKAQFVDAARRGADAGFDLLELHCAHGYLLSSFISPLTNQRDDEYGGSLENRLRYPLEVFRAMRAAWPAERPMTARISATDWVEGGIEVDDAVQIAQAFKDAGAAAIDVSTGQVTPDEAPAFGRSYQTPFADAIRNRVGIPTIAVGIISSWDDVNSIVLAGRADLCAVGRAHLYDPSWTLHAAVEQDYDGPGAQWPMPWRAGRRKPQAGRTDGPKPRLQLVREGATGTRHARWRPHDA from the coding sequence GTGAAGATCGCTGTGATCGGCGGCGGCCCGGGGGGCCTGTACTTCTCCGCCCTCGCCAAGCAGCTCGGCCCGCACCACGAGATCACCGTCTGGGAGCGCAACGCGCCCGACGACACGTTCGGCTTCGGCGTGGTGTTCTCCGACGAGACCCTCGGCGGCATCGAGCACGCCGACCCGGCGGTCTACGCCGCGATGCAGCGCGAGTTCGCCCGCTGGGACGACATCGACGTCCACTACCGCGGCGAGGTCTTCACCAGCGGCGGGCACGGGTTCGCCGCGATGAGCCGCAAGCGGCTGCTCGAGATCCTCCAGGAGCGCTGCCGCGACCTCGGGGTGACGATGCACTTCCTCACCGAGGCGCCCGACGTCGAGGAGCTCGCGCGCACCCACGACCTGGTGCTCGCCTCCGACGGCCTGAACTCGGCGGTCCGACGTCGCTACGAGGAGACCTTCCGCCCCACGCTCGACGTGCGGAAGTGCAAGTACATGTGGCTCGGCACCTCGAAGGTGTTCGACGCCTTCACGTTCCACATCCTCGACACCCCGCACGGCGTCATGCAGGTGCACGGCTACCCCTTCGACGACCAGGGCTCGACGTTCATCCTCGAGATGCACGAGGACGTCTGGCGCGCAGCGGGGTTCGACGCCTTCGCCGACCGCGAGTGGCGCCCCGGCGACTCCGACGAGAAGTCGATCGAGAAGGTCAAGGACCTCTGCGCCGACATCCTCGACGGCCACGACGTGATGGCCAACAACTCGCGCTGGATCTCCTTCACCACGATCCGCAACGAGAGCTGGCGGCACGACAACGTCGTCATCCTCGGCGACGCCGCCCACACCGCGCACTTCTCCATCGGGTCGGGCACCAAGCTCGCGATGGAGGACGCCCTCGCGCTCGCCGCGTGCCTGCACGAGCACGACACCCTCGACGAGGCGCTCACCGCCTACGAGGCGGAGCGCAAGCCGGTGGTCCAGTCCACCCAGCGCGCCGCCCAGGCCAGCCTCGAGTGGTTCGAGAACCTCGGGCAGTACACCCACCAGGAGCCGGCCCAGTTCGCGTTCAACATCATGACGCGCAGCCGCCGGGTCACCCACGACAACCTCAAGGTGCGCGACCCCGAGTTCGTCGCCGGCATCGACGACTGGTTCGCCGGGCAGGTCGAGGGCGGCCGGCCCGGCGCGCCCCCGATGTTCCAGCCGTTCCGGCTCGGCGACCTCGAGATCGCCAACCGGGTCGTCGTCTCCCCCATGGACATGTACGTCGCGAAGGGCGACGGCATGCCCACGGACTTCCACTTCGCCCACCTCGGCGGCAAGGCGCTCGGCGGCGCGGGCCTGGTCATGACCGAGATGGTCTGCGTCTCGGAGCAGGGACGGATCACCCCGGGCTGCACGGGCATCTGGGACGACGCGCAGGAGCAGGCCTGGGCGCGCATCGTCGACTTCGTGCACCGCGACACCCCCGCCAAGCTCGGCCTGCAGCTCGGCCACTCGGGCCGCAAGGGATCGACCAAGCTCATGTGGGAGGGCATGGACCAGCCCCTTGAGGAGGGCAACTGGGAGGTCATCTCCTGCTCGCCGCTGGCCTACCAGCCGGGCGTCAACCAGGTGCCCCGGGAGATGACCCACGCCGACATGGCCGAGGTCAAGGCGCAGTTCGTCGACGCCGCGCGTCGGGGGGCCGACGCCGGCTTCGACCTCCTCGAGCTGCACTGCGCCCACGGCTACCTGCTGTCGTCGTTCATCTCGCCGCTGACCAACCAGCGCGACGACGAGTACGGCGGCAGCCTCGAGAACCGGCTCCGCTACCCGCTCGAGGTCTTCCGGGCGATGCGCGCGGCCTGGCCGGCCGAGCGACCCATGACGGCCCGTATCTCCGCCACCGACTGGGTCGAGGGCGGCATCGAGGTCGACGACGCCGTGCAGATCGCTCAGGCGTTCAAGGACGCCGGCGCCGCGGCCATCGACGTCTCCACCGGCCAGGTCACGCCCGACGAGGCGCCCGCGTTCGGCCGGTCGTACCAGACCCCCTTCGCCGACGCGATCCGCAACCGGGTCGGCATCCCCACGATCGCGGTCGGCATCATCTCGTCGTGGGACGACGTCAACTCGATCGTGCTGGCGGGCAGGGCCGACCTGTGTGCCGTGGGCCGCGCCCACCTCTACGACCCGAGCTGGACCCTCCACGCCGCGGTCGAGCAGGACTACGACGGCCCGGGCGCACAGTGGCCGATGCCCTGGCGCGCCGGCCGCCGCAAGCCGCAGGCCGGCCGCACCGACGGTCCCAAGCCGCGCCTGCAGCTGGTCCGCGAGGGCGCGACCGGCACCCGGCACGCCAGGTGGCGCCCGCATGACGCCTGA
- a CDS encoding AMP-binding protein, with protein MDIGTLVTRAAQRFGDRVAVEGPDADRTFAELGDRVTRIAGGLLAQGLRPGDRVLDLQRNSTAYLETDLAIRAAGLVRAALNHRLHPSDWERIAADSGARGLVYDPAFEEQTEALRDDIDVVVCTGDGPGLSLEKLIAEAPSGRIPAREPDALCGLHYSSGTTGHPKGAQRTHRNWMASVVNMTHDVLGGPPGVDDCYVHAGPITHTSGLFVLPFLVAGARQVIQPAWDPEEFVAAVRERGATHTALVPTMVARLLASGADRDALRGLKMLGYAGAPMPPEQMRQAHERLTPHLVQYYGLVEAIPPVTVLDAADHARGLAGETELLTSAGRPALGVEIAVVDEDGREVPPGETGEVVTRGDHVMAGYWNAEQRTDLSKSVVDGWLHTGDLGRMSADGHLWLVDRKGDMIISGGYNIYPREVEEVIAEVPSVAEVAVVGVADQDWGQRVVALVTARPGATVDPDTVMAHCRERMASYKKPKEVRVVREFPLNSTGKIAKKVLREQLDAESAAGGHSIVEAAR; from the coding sequence ATGGACATCGGCACACTCGTCACGCGCGCGGCGCAGCGCTTCGGCGACCGGGTCGCGGTGGAGGGTCCGGACGCCGACCGCACCTTCGCCGAGCTCGGCGACCGGGTCACCCGCATCGCGGGCGGCCTTCTCGCGCAGGGGCTGCGCCCCGGCGACCGGGTGCTCGACCTGCAACGCAACTCCACGGCCTACCTCGAGACCGACCTGGCCATCCGCGCGGCCGGGCTGGTCCGCGCCGCCCTCAACCACCGCCTGCACCCCAGCGACTGGGAGCGCATCGCCGCCGACTCCGGGGCCCGCGGCCTCGTCTACGACCCGGCCTTCGAGGAGCAGACCGAGGCCCTTCGCGACGACATCGACGTCGTCGTGTGCACCGGAGACGGCCCTGGGCTGTCGCTCGAGAAGCTCATCGCCGAGGCGCCGTCGGGCCGCATCCCCGCCCGGGAGCCGGACGCCCTGTGCGGTCTGCACTACTCGTCCGGCACCACCGGACACCCCAAGGGCGCCCAGCGCACCCACCGCAACTGGATGGCCTCGGTGGTCAACATGACCCACGACGTGCTGGGGGGGCCGCCCGGCGTCGACGACTGCTACGTGCACGCCGGCCCGATCACGCACACGTCTGGACTCTTCGTCCTCCCCTTCCTCGTGGCGGGAGCCCGGCAGGTCATCCAGCCGGCCTGGGACCCGGAGGAGTTCGTCGCCGCGGTCCGCGAGCGCGGCGCCACGCACACGGCGCTCGTGCCCACCATGGTGGCGCGGCTGCTCGCCTCCGGCGCGGACCGCGACGCCCTGCGTGGCCTGAAGATGCTCGGGTATGCCGGCGCGCCGATGCCGCCGGAGCAGATGCGGCAGGCCCACGAGCGGCTCACCCCCCACCTGGTGCAGTACTACGGCCTCGTCGAGGCGATCCCGCCCGTGACAGTGCTCGACGCCGCCGACCACGCGCGCGGGCTCGCCGGTGAGACCGAGCTGCTGACCTCCGCCGGCCGCCCCGCCCTCGGTGTCGAGATCGCCGTCGTCGACGAGGACGGCCGCGAGGTTCCACCCGGCGAGACCGGCGAGGTCGTCACCCGCGGCGACCACGTCATGGCCGGCTACTGGAACGCCGAGCAGCGCACCGACCTGTCGAAGTCGGTCGTCGACGGCTGGCTCCACACCGGGGACCTCGGCCGGATGAGCGCCGACGGCCACCTGTGGCTCGTCGACCGCAAGGGCGACATGATCATCAGCGGCGGCTACAACATCTACCCCCGCGAGGTCGAGGAGGTCATCGCCGAGGTGCCGTCCGTGGCCGAGGTCGCGGTCGTCGGCGTGGCCGACCAGGACTGGGGGCAGCGGGTCGTCGCGCTCGTGACCGCTCGGCCGGGCGCGACCGTCGACCCCGACACGGTGATGGCGCACTGCCGCGAGCGGATGGCGTCCTACAAGAAGCCCAAGGAGGTGCGGGTGGTGCGCGAGTTCCCGCTCAACTCCACCGGCAAGATCGCCAAGAAGGTGCTGCGCGAGCAGCTCGACGCGGAGAGCGCGGCGGGCGGCCACAGCATCGTGGAGGCGGCGCGATGA
- a CDS encoding SDR family NAD(P)-dependent oxidoreductase, whose protein sequence is MSQRQDRFADRFAGRVAVVTGGSGGIGRAVCEGFAAQGAAVAVVDLDQAACDATAAALSTGTSGAGGAGAKGYAVDVRDQRAVADVMAQVRDDLGGLDVLVTLAGGSLGTPRAVEDIAPEDVDLVVDVNVKGTFYCAQAAVAQMGGGGAVVTVSSIGGRQPSPVTGVPYAASKAAVLGLTRRLAREVGPRGIRVNAVAPGLFLTGRLQKMYDEMPAAERDEVLSAIPLSRFPELREIVDPTLFLASDEASYITGVVLDVNGGRFMPL, encoded by the coding sequence ATGAGCCAGCGCCAGGACCGTTTCGCCGACCGTTTTGCTGGGAGGGTCGCCGTCGTCACGGGCGGCTCCGGCGGCATCGGCCGGGCGGTCTGCGAGGGCTTCGCCGCGCAGGGGGCCGCGGTGGCCGTGGTCGACCTCGACCAGGCCGCCTGCGACGCGACCGCCGCCGCCCTGTCGACCGGCACCTCCGGAGCCGGGGGCGCCGGCGCCAAGGGGTATGCCGTGGACGTGCGCGACCAGCGCGCCGTCGCCGACGTCATGGCGCAGGTCCGCGACGACCTCGGTGGTCTCGACGTGCTGGTGACCCTGGCCGGCGGGTCGCTGGGCACGCCCAGGGCGGTGGAGGACATCGCCCCCGAGGACGTCGACCTGGTCGTCGACGTCAACGTCAAGGGCACCTTCTACTGCGCCCAGGCAGCCGTCGCTCAGATGGGCGGGGGCGGCGCGGTCGTCACCGTCTCCTCGATCGGTGGCCGCCAGCCCTCGCCGGTGACGGGGGTGCCGTATGCCGCGTCGAAGGCCGCCGTGCTCGGCCTCACCCGCCGGCTGGCCCGCGAGGTCGGCCCGCGCGGGATCCGGGTCAACGCCGTGGCACCCGGACTGTTCCTCACCGGCAGGCTGCAGAAGATGTACGACGAGATGCCCGCCGCAGAGCGCGACGAGGTGCTCAGCGCCATTCCCCTCAGCCGGTTCCCCGAGCTGCGCGAGATCGTCGACCCCACGCTCTTCCTGGCCTCCGACGAGGCGTCCTACATCACCGGCGTCGTGCTCGACGTCAACGGCGGGCGGTTCATGCCCCTCTGA
- a CDS encoding thioesterase family protein yields the protein MTPPATQPSIRVERTVEWPDTDAAGHYHHSSVIRWVEAAESELHLALGLPELFGHVPRVHYEVDYLERLWFRDQVVVELRIAEVGRTSLTYDFEVCRGETPAARGRLVCVRSDPAGEGAQPWPDDVAAILRGEAPAAVRGA from the coding sequence GTGACGCCGCCCGCGACCCAGCCGTCGATCCGCGTCGAGCGGACGGTGGAGTGGCCGGACACCGACGCCGCCGGCCACTACCACCACTCCAGTGTCATCCGCTGGGTCGAGGCCGCCGAGTCCGAGCTGCACCTCGCCCTCGGCCTGCCCGAGCTGTTCGGCCACGTGCCGCGCGTGCACTACGAGGTCGACTACCTCGAGCGCCTGTGGTTCCGCGACCAGGTGGTGGTGGAGCTGCGCATCGCGGAGGTCGGGCGCACCTCGCTCACCTACGACTTCGAGGTATGCCGCGGCGAGACGCCCGCTGCCCGCGGACGCCTCGTGTGCGTGCGGTCCGACCCGGCCGGCGAGGGCGCCCAGCCGTGGCCGGACGACGTGGCTGCCATCCTGCGCGGCGAGGCGCCAGCCGCCGTCAGAGGGGCATGA